A genomic segment from Lutzomyia longipalpis isolate SR_M1_2022 chromosome 3, ASM2433408v1 encodes:
- the LOC129793167 gene encoding exocyst complex component 2 → MAPQPVVTGLSPKEGPPGTRVTIRGEFLGSKPSDLIGLSICGCDCLLSAEWKSPNKIIARTGPAKGKGDIIVMTQSGGVGTSTVQFRAYHETIGPMKESAVWIEESPMQSLAWGRRSLAPSGYTQEDPLGLSTEGNDKKLPEDLRDIFPEKSGDLSQENFSPGWFLLEHHHATSFEDLKAGLSYLRRKVESQKEGQLSFLKSNAGSVIDQLDTLVSLREKFQQDVKTVGKDPVAKLDASIHKSITESHNLFNEVLTRREKADATRLALAALFRHKFLFCLPNSVVRSAEKEEYDIVINDYARAKKLFGKSDIPIFRKVVEEVDERIVTVRRELHKKITKMPQSVEQQKKFVKALVNLESQQVGTNVAEKLKIEDPAWDAIEARAKYLEETFKQTFEQHKGNPKPRDPNAPPNRVAFCEEITEIAACQVPDLWRLGQAYFTGELRGIYEPKPGNFKRIILTAIEQMCFYLRAALLPTSVLKSGSSGGISWSFTSQSSMNQFLQWLPNCLRFVRICYASLIRLDLPSEVLDIVQKLIDEIRLNCLATILKKAIDRTGNLGKKETWAMDVPEFPGATLLPSLLEEIIRETLEECQSTCLTPEVRENELLEAHSEGQREMSQRLREILDAFCGVIEDLALNRDDEESRRGPIISQVIGFPTSAAINGAVDDKFSVISWEQKILCCLANCSYCSKIFFTHIGNIFGRFDYPIPKLAIESSRTTANTLFSTLLDMYVEHKSDPLVGTIEPSMYISRFQWDSVVRVERVRPYAYECIDNLAGVYSEILSISPSLLRPILEPIVQTVAEELARLMTCVQKFSPAGALQAHVDISLIRDALKLYSNATAKSHFTEALEVLPALSDKDIPKAEEVLHKVKQNMKLQLLCFSIANPV, encoded by the exons ATGGCCCCACAGCCTGTTGTTACGGGGCTATCGCCCAAGGAGGGTCCCCCTGGGACGAGAGTCACCATCAGAGGAGAATTCCTCGGTTCTAAGCCCAGTGATTTAATCG GACTCTCAATTTGTGGATGTGATTGTCTGTTGTCAGCTGAATGGAAGAGCCCTAATAAAATCATCGCCCGGACAGGGCCAGCAAAGGGCAAAGGAGATATAATTGTTATGACTCAATCTGGGGGCGTTGGGACGTCAACTGTCCAATTCCGGGCGTATCATGAGACAATAGGTCCAATGAAGGAGTCTGCTGTGTGGATTGAGGAATCACCAATGCAGAGTTTAGCCTGGGGACGAAGATCCCTCGCTCCGAGTGGCTACACCCAGGAGGATCCTCTGGGATTATCCACTGAGggaaatgataagaaattgcCTGAAGATTTGCGAGAtattttcccagaaaaatcAGGAGATTTGTCACAGGAAAACTTCAGTCCTGGTTGGTTTCTCCTTGAGCACCATCATGCCACGTCATTTGAGGATCTTAAGGCTGGGCTGTCGTACCTGCGGCGGAAGGTTGAGAGTCAAAAGGAAGGGCAGCTGAGCTTCTTGAAATCCAATGCAGGATCCGTGATTGATCAACTGGATACTCTTGTTAGCCTTCGGGAGAAATTCCAGCAGGATGTGAAGACCGTTGGGAAGGATCCAGTGGCTAAACTCGATGCTTCCATCCATAAATCCATCACAGAGTCCCACAATCTCTTCAACGAAGTTTTGACACGACGAGAGAAGGCAGATGCCACTCGCCTGGCCTTGGCTGCTCTTTTTCGTCACAAATTCCTCTTCTGCCTACCCAATTCCGTGGTCAGGAGTGCTGAAAAGGAAGAATATGATATTGTCATCAATGACTACGCTCGTGCTAAGAAGCTTTTCGGGAAGTCTGACATTCCCATCTTCCGGAAGGTTGTCGAGGAAGTGGATGAACGTATTGTCACGGTACGCCGGGAGCTGCACAAGAAGATCACAAAGATGCCCCAGAGTGTGGAGCAGCAGAAGAAATTCGTGAAAGCCCTCGTGAATTTGGAATCCCAGCAGGTGGGAACAAATGTGGCGGAGaagctgaaaattgaggatccCGCATGGGATGCCATTGAGGCGCGTGCAAAGTACCTCGAGGAGACCTTCAAGCAAACCTTTGAGCAGCACAAAGGCAACCCCAAGCCACGTGATCCCAATGCTCCACCAAATCGCGTGGCATTCTGTGAGGAGATCACGGAGATTGCTGCTTGTCAAGTTCCTGATCTCTGGCGCCTTGGGCAGGCCTACTTCACGGGTGAACTTCGTGGAATTTACGAACCAAAACCCGGGAATTTCAAACGAATCATCCTCACGGCAATTGAGCAGATGTGCTTCTACCTCCGTGCTGCCCTCCTGCCCACTTCAGTCCTCAAATCCGGCTCTTCCGGAGGCATTTCGTGGTCATTCACATCACAAAGCTCAATGAATCAATTCCTCCAGTGGCTACCGAATTGTTTGCGTTTCGTACGTATCTGCTATGCCAGCCTCATCCGCCTAGACCTCCCATCGGAAGTGCTGGACATTGTGCAGAAGCTTATCGATGAGATTCGTCTCAATTGCCTGGCGACTATCCTCAAAAAAGCCATCGACCGCACGGGGAATCTCGGGAAGAAGGAAACATGGGCAATGGATGTGCCTGAATTCCCAGGGGCAACGCTTCTACCATCACTCCTCGAGGAGATAATCCGGGAGACGCTTGAGGAATGCCAGAGCACCTGCTTGACGCCGGAAGTGCGTGAAAATGAACTTCTCGAGGCACACAGTGAGGGCCAACGGGAGATGTCGCAGCGACTCCGGGAGATTCTTGATGCATTCTGTGGGGTTATTGAGGATTTAGCCCTCAATAGGGATGACGAGGAAAGCAGGCGTGGTCCAATTATTTCCCAGGTGATTGGCTTCCCAACATCTGCAGCCATCAATGGGGCTGTTGATGATAAATTCAGCGTGATTTCGTGGGAGCAGAAGATCCTCTGTTGTCTGGCCAATTGCTCTTACTGCAGTAAGATCTTCTTCACTCACATCGGGAACATTTTTGGGCGCTTCGACTATCCCATCCCGAAGTTGGCTATTGAATCATCCCGCACAACGGCCAATACACTCTTCTCCACCCTCCTGGACATGTACGTGGAGCACAAAAGTGACCCCCTGGTGGGAACAATTGAGCCCTCAATGTACATCAGCCGCTTCCAGTGGGATTCCGTTGTGCGTGTTGAACGTGTCCGGCCGTACGCCTACGAATGCATTGATAATCTCGCAGGTGTCTACTCAGAGATCCTCAGCATCTCCCCATCACTCCTAAGGCCCATCCTGGAGCCAATTGTGCAAACTGTGGCTGAAGAACTCGCCCGGCTGATGACGTGTGTGCAGAAATTCAGTCCAGCTGGTGCTCTGCAGGCCCACGTGGATATTTCTCTCATTAGAGATGCCCTAAAGCTCTACAGCAATGCGACGGCAAA GAGTCACTTTACAGAAGCCCTAGAGGTACTTCCTGCTCTCTCGGACAAGGATATTCC GAAAGCCGAAGAAGTCTTGCATAAAGTTAAGCAGAACATGAAACTCCAGCTTTTATGCTTCTCAATTGCAAATCCAGTCTAG